Within the Staphylococcus warneri genome, the region ATACTGGTAATTGTCGGATCATTATATCTCATTTGTTCAACTAAAGGTACAAACCCAGGACAAGCAATACCATATACTTCTACATTAGGATTAATACGTTTAATATGTTTTCTATAAGCTTCTGATTTTATCGTTCCTTCTGTTCCTAAAATTAAAACATTTTGATTCTTAGTCGTCATTATAGCCGTACGAGCACCAGGTTCAATGACACCGATTACTGGGATTGGTAATATTTTTTGTAAATGTTCTAATGCTACCGCTGTAGCTGTATTACAAGCTATCACAAGCATTTTAATATCGAATTCTACAAGTTTCTGTGCTATTTCAGTTGTGAACTGTTTAACCTCTTCACCTGATCTAGGCCCATATGGACATCTTCCAATATCACCTAAATAATAAATGGTTTCATTAGGAAGTTGTCTCATAATCTCCTTAGCTACTGTTAAACCACCCACACCTGAATCTATTACTCCAATTGGTCTATTCATTGTCTTACATCCTTATTTAATAGTTAACTTTTATTTTATCATAAGCATACTCAAGTGTTGATTAATTCGAACAAAATCACTAATGATGTTTTCATCTAGCAACACATAAAAAAGGGGCACCCCCTAAAAGGGGTACCCCTATAAATTCTATATTAGTCAACTTTGTGGTCAGAACCAAAGAATGATTTAAACATATGGAATGATGTTTCTCTGTTCATTGCTGCAATTGATGTAGTCAATGGAATACCTTTTGGACAAGCATTCACACAGTTTTGTGAATTACCACATTGTTGTAATCCACCTGCACCCATTAAAGCATCTAGGCGTTCATCTTTAGTCATAGCACCAGTTGGATGTAAGTCGAATAAACGTACTTGTGAAATAGCTTGCGCACCAACGAAATCATTTTTTTGAGTTACGTTAGGACAAACTTCTAGACAAACACCACAAGTCATACATTTAGATAATTCGTATGCTGTTTGACGTTTTTTCTCAGGCATACGAGGACCTGGACCTAAATCATACGTACCATCGATTGGAATCCAAGCTTTCATACGTTTCAAGTTGTCGAACATTCTTGAACGATCAACTTGTAAGTCACGAATGACTGGGAATGTACTCATTGGTTCTAAACGTATTGGTTGTTCTAATTGATCAACGATAGCAGAACAAGATTGTCTTGCACGACCGTTAATTACCATCGAACAAGCACCACATACTTCTTCTAAACAGTTCATATCCCATGTTACAGGTGTAGTTTTTTCACCTTTAATGTTAACTGGGTTACGTCTAATTTCCATTAAACAAGCAATGACATTTAAATTTTCTTTGTAAGGAATTTCAAATGTTTCTTCATATGGTTTTGATTCACTATTATCTTGACGTTTAATAATCAATTTAACTGTTTTTTGTTTAGGTTGATTATTTTGATCTTGTGCTGGTTGATTACCTTGAGTTTCTGGAGTGTCTTTTACTGATTGTTCAGCCATTATTTTTTACCTCCTTTAGACTTACTAGTGTAATCACGTTTACGCGGTGGAATTAAGCTAATATCAACTGGTTCATAAGTGAATTTTGGTGCTTCAGTTCTACCTTGGTAGTGAGCCATAGTTGTTTTTAACCATTCTTCGTCATTACGTTCTGGGAATTCTGGTTTGTAGTGTGCACCACGTGATTCGTTACGGTTATATGCACCGATAGTGATTACACGTGCTAATACAAGCATATTCCATAATTGACGTGTGAAGAATACGGCTTGGTTACTCCAAGTTTGTGTATCTTCCATGTCAATATCTTCATAACGTTTCATCAATTCTTGAATTTTCTTATCAGTTTCTAATAATTTATCATTTTCACGTACAACAGTTACGTTTGCTGTCATAATTTCACCTAATTCACGGTGAAGTTTATATGCATTTTCGCTACCACGCATGTTTAATAATTTATCGAAACGTTCTTGTTCTTCTTTAACACGAGCTTCATAGATACTATCATCTAGGTCAGTGTATGAAGTTTCAATTTCATCAAGATATTTAATTGCATTTGGACCTGCAACTGTACCACCATAAATTGCTGATAATAATGAGTTAGCACCAAGTCTATTACCACCATGTTGTGAGAAGTCACATTCTCCTGCTGCAAATAAACCTTTAATATTTGTCATTTGATCATAATCTACATATAAACCGCCCATTGAGTAGTGTACGGCTGGGAAGATTTTCATTGGTACTTTACGTGGATCGTCACCTGTGAATTTTTCATAAATCTCGATAATACCACCAAGTTTAACGTCTAACTCATGTGGATCTTTATGTGATAAATCAAGGTATACCATGTTTTCACCATTGATACCTAATTTTTGGTTAATACATACATCGAAGATTTCACGTGTCGCGATGTCACGAGGTACTAAGTTACCATAGTCAGGATATTTCTCTTCTAAGAAATACCAAGGCTTACCATCTTTATATGTCCAAATTCGTCCACCTTCACCACGTGCTGATTCACTCATTAGACGTAGTTTATCGTCACCAGGAATAGCAGTAGGATGGATTTGAATGAATTCCCCATTTGCATAAATAGCGCCTTGTTGATAAACGATTGATGCTGCTGATCCTGTGTTAATCATTGAGTTAGTTGTTTTACCAAAGATAATACCTGGACCACCAGTAGCCATAATTACGGCATCTGATCCGAATGATTGAATTTCAGAAGTCGTCATATTTTGAGCAACAATACCTCTAGCCGTATTATCGTCATCTTTGACTATACCTAAGAATTCCCAACCTTCGTATTTTGTTACTAGTCCATCTACTTCATAAGCACGAACTTGTTCATCTAATGCATAAAGTAATTGTTGACCTGTTGTTGCTCCGGCAAATGCTGTTCTGTGATATAACGTACCGCCGAAACGTCTGAA harbors:
- the sdhB gene encoding succinate dehydrogenase iron-sulfur subunit, producing MAEQSVKDTPETQGNQPAQDQNNQPKQKTVKLIIKRQDNSESKPYEETFEIPYKENLNVIACLMEIRRNPVNIKGEKTTPVTWDMNCLEEVCGACSMVINGRARQSCSAIVDQLEQPIRLEPMSTFPVIRDLQVDRSRMFDNLKRMKAWIPIDGTYDLGPGPRMPEKKRQTAYELSKCMTCGVCLEVCPNVTQKNDFVGAQAISQVRLFDLHPTGAMTKDERLDALMGAGGLQQCGNSQNCVNACPKGIPLTTSIAAMNRETSFHMFKSFFGSDHKVD
- the racE gene encoding glutamate racemase encodes the protein MNRPIGVIDSGVGGLTVAKEIMRQLPNETIYYLGDIGRCPYGPRSGEEVKQFTTEIAQKLVEFDIKMLVIACNTATAVALEHLQKILPIPVIGVIEPGARTAIMTTKNQNVLILGTEGTIKSEAYRKHIKRINPNVEVYGIACPGFVPLVEQMRYNDPTITSIVIHQTLKQWRNSEADTVILGCTHYPLLYKPINDYFGGKKTVISSGLETAREVSALLTFSNEHASYTQHPPHRFFATGDTMHIENIIKEWLGMDTKVERISVG
- the sdhA gene encoding succinate dehydrogenase flavoprotein subunit, which produces MAEKKIIVVGGGLAGLMSTIKAAEKGAHVDLFSLVPVKRSHSVCAQGGINGAVNTKGEGDSPWIHFDDTVYGGDFLANQPPVKAMAEAAPNIIHLLDRMGVMFSRTNEGLLDFRRFGGTLYHRTAFAGATTGQQLLYALDEQVRAYEVDGLVTKYEGWEFLGIVKDDDNTARGIVAQNMTTSEIQSFGSDAVIMATGGPGIIFGKTTNSMINTGSAASIVYQQGAIYANGEFIQIHPTAIPGDDKLRLMSESARGEGGRIWTYKDGKPWYFLEEKYPDYGNLVPRDIATREIFDVCINQKLGINGENMVYLDLSHKDPHELDVKLGGIIEIYEKFTGDDPRKVPMKIFPAVHYSMGGLYVDYDQMTNIKGLFAAGECDFSQHGGNRLGANSLLSAIYGGTVAGPNAIKYLDEIETSYTDLDDSIYEARVKEEQERFDKLLNMRGSENAYKLHRELGEIMTANVTVVRENDKLLETDKKIQELMKRYEDIDMEDTQTWSNQAVFFTRQLWNMLVLARVITIGAYNRNESRGAHYKPEFPERNDEEWLKTTMAHYQGRTEAPKFTYEPVDISLIPPRKRDYTSKSKGGKK